In Oxyura jamaicensis isolate SHBP4307 breed ruddy duck unplaced genomic scaffold, BPBGC_Ojam_1.0 oxyUn_random_OJ71243, whole genome shotgun sequence, a single window of DNA contains:
- the LOC118159609 gene encoding ubiquinol-cytochrome-c reductase complex assembly factor 3-like has protein sequence MEAAGRWARALLWGSLPVALGLLLWGAVAAGEDRRRETLKALPEASPELLQQRRRLTELALAALREAAETDENVARRPVPWRK, from the exons ATGGAGGCCGCTGGGCGCTGGGCGCGGGCGCTGCTCTGGGGCTCGCTGCCGGTggcgctggggctgctcctgtggggggcggtggcggcgggcgAGGACCGGCGCCGGGAGACCCTgaag gccctgcCCGAGGCGAGcccggagctgctgcagcagcggcGCCGCCTCACGGAGCTGGCGCTGGCGGCGCTGCGGGAAGCGGCGGAGACGGACGAGAACGTGGCTCGGCGCCCGGTGCCCTGGCGGAAGTGA